Proteins from a genomic interval of Pseudomonas anuradhapurensis:
- a CDS encoding SirB1 family protein has product MKPRQACLACLEREPVALLEAALWIAAEHDRSVEPAASLALLHDLQRAISANLPMLPLCELAQPLLRQLNALGFQQDEYHPLRPHAALMDKVLQRRRGQPLALAILALELARRLSIPLEGVGFPGHFLLRVPGADHLLDPCGGRRLYPNDCRELLARQFGAQVALTAEHMRSASPAQILQRLSRNLRQLHISNDDHLAALIDAERVMQLGPAQVGDYVTRASLYQHLDCPQAERFDLEHALLLTEDPVQRLKLSERIGKLPAANRSIH; this is encoded by the coding sequence ATGAAGCCACGTCAAGCCTGCCTGGCCTGCCTGGAACGCGAGCCCGTCGCCCTGCTGGAAGCCGCATTGTGGATTGCCGCCGAGCATGACCGCAGCGTCGAGCCTGCGGCCAGCCTTGCCTTACTGCATGACTTGCAACGCGCGATCAGTGCCAACCTGCCGATGCTGCCGCTGTGCGAGCTGGCCCAGCCACTCCTGCGCCAGCTCAATGCCCTGGGCTTCCAGCAAGATGAGTATCACCCCCTGCGCCCACATGCCGCGCTGATGGACAAGGTGCTGCAGCGCCGTCGCGGCCAACCACTGGCCCTGGCCATCCTCGCCCTGGAACTGGCCCGGCGCCTGTCCATCCCGCTTGAGGGCGTGGGCTTCCCCGGCCACTTCCTGCTGCGCGTGCCGGGAGCCGACCACCTCCTCGATCCCTGCGGCGGCCGACGCCTCTACCCCAACGATTGCCGCGAACTGCTGGCACGTCAGTTCGGCGCGCAGGTAGCACTGACTGCCGAGCACATGCGCAGTGCCAGCCCCGCGCAGATATTGCAGCGCCTGTCACGCAACCTGCGCCAGTTGCATATCAGCAATGACGACCACCTGGCGGCACTGATCGATGCCGAACGGGTCATGCAACTGGGGCCGGCGCAAGTCGGCGACTATGTGACTCGTGCCTCGCTCTACCAGCATCTGGATTGCCCGCAGGCCGAGCGCTTCGACCTGGAACATGCCTTGCTACTGACGGAAGACCCGGTCCAGCGCCTGAAGCTGTCCGAACGTATCGGCAAGCTTCCGGCGGCGAACCGGTCCATTCACTGA
- a CDS encoding IclR family transcriptional regulator — protein MAKASSPADNGKQKVRSAEVGTDILKALAELSPSTSLSRLAEHVQMPASKVHRYLQALIASGFAEQDAATNHYALGREALRVGLAALGSIDVLKVAALPLSQLRDELNESCFIAVWGNQGATVVSIEPAVRAVTVVTQIGSVLPLLTSSTGLVFAAYLPERETVELRDQELAALQHSAADYQAVLAGIRERGLHHVHGLLMPGVDALSAPVFNAMGQIAAVMTVVGPTSIFHADEHGPAAQRLLAAARETSWRMGYTPAALLPDA, from the coding sequence ATGGCCAAAGCCAGTTCCCCCGCCGACAACGGCAAGCAGAAAGTCCGCTCGGCAGAGGTTGGTACCGACATTCTCAAGGCCCTTGCGGAACTCTCCCCCTCCACCTCGCTGTCGCGCCTGGCAGAGCATGTGCAGATGCCGGCGAGCAAGGTGCACCGTTACCTGCAGGCCCTGATTGCCAGCGGCTTTGCCGAGCAGGATGCAGCCACCAACCATTACGCCTTGGGGCGCGAGGCCCTGCGGGTGGGGCTGGCGGCGCTGGGCAGCATTGATGTGCTCAAGGTTGCCGCGTTGCCGCTGTCGCAACTGCGCGATGAACTGAACGAGAGCTGCTTCATTGCTGTATGGGGCAACCAGGGCGCGACCGTGGTTAGCATCGAGCCGGCAGTACGCGCGGTTACCGTGGTCACCCAGATCGGTTCGGTATTGCCGCTGCTCACCTCATCCACCGGGTTGGTGTTCGCCGCCTACCTGCCCGAGCGCGAAACCGTGGAATTGCGGGACCAGGAACTGGCTGCGCTGCAGCACAGTGCCGCCGATTACCAGGCAGTCCTGGCCGGCATCCGCGAACGTGGCCTGCATCATGTGCACGGGCTGCTGATGCCGGGCGTGGATGCGCTGTCGGCCCCGGTGTTCAATGCCATGGGGCAGATCGCGGCGGTGATGACCGTGGTCGGGCCAACCTCGATCTTCCATGCCGACGAGCACGGCCCGGCGGCGCAAAGGCTGCTGGCGGCAGCACGGGAAACCAGCTGGCGCATGGGCTATACGCCTGCGGCACTATTGCCCGATGCGTAA
- the maiA gene encoding maleylacetoacetate isomerase, giving the protein MELYTYYRSTSSYRVRIALALKGLAYQSLPVNLLQGEQRGAAYVAVNPQGRVPALRTDGGELLVQSPAIIEYLEEVYPQPALLPATPQARAKVRGVAAIIGCDIHPLHNVSVLNRLRQAGHDETQVNQWIGHWISQGLAAVEQLIGDHGFCFGDEPGLADVYLIPQLYAAERFNIELDGFPRILRVAALAAGHPAFAKAHPSRQPDCPAQ; this is encoded by the coding sequence ATGGAGCTGTACACCTATTACCGTTCCACCTCGTCCTATCGGGTACGCATTGCCCTGGCGTTGAAGGGGCTGGCCTACCAGTCCCTGCCGGTCAACCTGCTGCAGGGTGAGCAACGCGGTGCTGCCTATGTCGCCGTCAACCCGCAGGGCCGTGTGCCAGCCTTGCGCACTGACGGCGGTGAGCTGCTGGTGCAGTCACCGGCGATCATCGAGTACCTGGAAGAGGTTTATCCACAGCCCGCGCTGCTGCCTGCCACGCCGCAGGCGCGCGCCAAGGTGCGTGGTGTGGCAGCGATCATCGGCTGCGACATCCATCCGTTGCACAATGTCAGCGTGCTCAACCGGCTGCGCCAGGCCGGGCACGACGAGACCCAGGTCAACCAGTGGATTGGCCACTGGATCAGCCAAGGGCTGGCAGCGGTGGAACAACTGATCGGCGACCACGGCTTCTGTTTCGGCGATGAGCCAGGCCTGGCGGATGTCTACCTGATCCCGCAGTTGTATGCGGCCGAACGGTTCAACATCGAGCTCGACGGCTTCCCGCGCATCCTGCGGGTTGCCGCCCTGGCCGCCGGCCACCCGGCGTTCGCCAAGGCACACCCTTCCCGGCAGCCGGACTGCCCGGCTCAGTGA
- the fahA gene encoding fumarylacetoacetase, which yields MNQTAIARSWVEHANGHSDFPLQNLPLGIFSRPGEARRCGVAIGDAILDLEAVLAAGLFDGAAKAAVEATRGGALNAFFALGRGARVALRERLLVLLGEHSEHQAALQPALYPAGACQLHVPAQIGDYTDFYVGIEHAKNVGKLFRPDNPLLPNYKYVPIGYHGRASTIRPSGTDVRRPKGQTLPAGHSEPSFGPCARLDYELELGIWIGQGNDMGQAIPIGDAAEHVAGLCLLNDWSARDIQAWEYQPLGPFLSKSFVTSISPWVVTAEALEPFRCAQPPRPQGDPQPLSYLLDKRDQAAGAFDIELEVLLLTERMREQGMAPHRLTLSNTRSMYWTVAQLVAHHSVNGCQLQPGDLFGSGTLSGATPGSFGSLLEITEGGKHPVELASGEVRKFLEDGDEIILRGRCVRDGVASIGFGECRGTVVAAN from the coding sequence ATGAACCAGACCGCCATTGCCCGTAGCTGGGTGGAGCACGCCAACGGGCACAGCGACTTCCCGCTGCAGAACCTGCCGTTGGGCATTTTCAGCCGGCCCGGTGAAGCCAGGCGCTGTGGCGTGGCCATTGGCGATGCGATCCTCGACCTTGAGGCGGTGCTGGCTGCCGGCCTGTTCGACGGCGCCGCCAAGGCCGCTGTCGAGGCCACCCGCGGTGGCGCTCTGAACGCATTCTTCGCCCTCGGCCGCGGCGCGCGCGTGGCCCTGCGCGAGCGCCTGCTGGTGCTGCTGGGCGAGCACAGCGAGCACCAGGCGGCGCTGCAGCCTGCGTTGTATCCGGCCGGCGCCTGCCAATTGCATGTCCCGGCGCAGATCGGTGACTACACCGACTTCTACGTGGGCATCGAACACGCCAAGAACGTCGGCAAGCTGTTCCGCCCCGACAATCCGCTGCTGCCCAACTACAAGTACGTGCCGATCGGTTATCACGGCCGCGCCTCGACCATTCGCCCGTCCGGCACCGACGTGCGCCGCCCCAAGGGCCAGACCCTGCCGGCCGGGCACAGCGAACCGAGCTTCGGCCCCTGTGCGCGCCTGGACTACGAGCTGGAACTGGGCATCTGGATCGGCCAGGGCAATGACATGGGCCAGGCGATCCCGATTGGCGATGCCGCCGAGCACGTGGCCGGCCTGTGCCTGCTCAACGACTGGTCGGCGCGGGATATCCAGGCCTGGGAATACCAGCCGCTGGGCCCGTTCCTGTCGAAAAGTTTCGTTACCAGCATCTCACCGTGGGTAGTCACTGCCGAAGCGCTGGAACCCTTCCGTTGCGCCCAGCCGCCACGCCCACAAGGCGACCCGCAGCCACTGTCGTACCTGCTGGACAAGCGCGACCAGGCCGCCGGTGCATTCGATATCGAACTCGAAGTGCTGCTGCTGACCGAGCGCATGCGCGAGCAGGGCATGGCCCCGCATCGCCTGACCCTGAGCAATACCCGCAGCATGTACTGGACCGTGGCGCAGCTGGTGGCGCACCACAGCGTCAATGGCTGCCAGCTGCAGCCGGGCGACCTGTTCGGTTCGGGCACGCTGTCGGGCGCCACGCCCGGTTCGTTCGGCAGCCTGCTGGAGATCACCGAAGGCGGCAAACATCCGGTGGAACTGGCCAGTGGCGAGGTACGCAAGTTCCTCGAGGACGGCGACGAAATCATCCTGCGTGGCCGTTGCGTGCGTGATGGCGTGGCCAGCATCGGCTTCGGCGAGTGCCGCGGCACGGTCGTCGCGGCCAACTGA
- a CDS encoding YebG family protein: MAVEVVYRSSRDPERLFMDKAEADRHDKMLELAERLAEVLHKAVPSLTEQQVEEAGIYMARNRDVFARAFKSQPDALAELLEAPAAEQ, from the coding sequence ATGGCCGTCGAAGTGGTATACCGCAGCAGCCGCGACCCGGAGCGCTTGTTCATGGATAAGGCCGAAGCAGACCGTCACGACAAGATGCTCGAACTGGCCGAGCGCCTGGCCGAAGTGCTGCACAAGGCCGTGCCCTCGCTGACCGAGCAGCAGGTCGAGGAAGCCGGCATCTACATGGCCAGAAACCGCGATGTGTTCGCCCGGGCGTTCAAGAGCCAGCCGGATGCGTTGGCCGAATTGCTCGAGGCGCCAGCAGCCGAGCAATAG
- the hmgA gene encoding homogentisate 1,2-dioxygenase — MNRDTLPDLHYLSGFGNEFASEALPGALPVGQNSPQKAPYGLYAELLSGTAFTMARSELRRTWLYRIRPSALHPRFERLARQPLSGPLGAITPNRLRWNPQSIPSEPTDFIDGWLPMVANSAADKPAGVSIYIYRANRSMERVFFNADGELLLVPEQGRLRIATELGVMQVEPLEIAVIPRGMKFRVELLDAQARGYIAENHGAPLRIPDLGPIGSNGLANPRDFLTPVAHYEEAAGPVQLVQKFLGEHWACELQHSPLDVVAWHGSNVPYKYDLRRFNTIGTVSFDHPDPSIFTVLTSPTSVHGMANMDFVIFPPRWMVAENTFRPPWFHRNLMNEFMGLINGAYDAKAEGFLPGGASLHGVMSAHGPDAETCEKAIAADLAPHKIDNTMAFMFETSQVLRPSVQALECPQLQADYDSCWATLPSTFNPNRR, encoded by the coding sequence ATGAATCGCGATACGTTACCCGACCTTCACTACCTCAGCGGCTTTGGCAACGAGTTTGCCAGCGAAGCCCTGCCAGGTGCCCTGCCGGTCGGGCAGAACTCGCCGCAAAAGGCCCCTTACGGGCTGTATGCCGAGCTGCTCTCGGGCACGGCGTTCACCATGGCCCGCAGCGAGCTGCGCCGCACCTGGCTATACCGCATTCGCCCGTCTGCGCTACATCCGCGTTTCGAGCGCCTGGCGCGCCAGCCGCTGAGCGGCCCGCTGGGGGCCATCACCCCTAACCGCCTGCGCTGGAACCCCCAGTCGATCCCCAGCGAACCGACCGACTTCATCGACGGCTGGCTACCCATGGTGGCCAACTCGGCAGCAGACAAGCCGGCCGGCGTCAGCATCTACATCTACCGCGCCAACCGCTCGATGGAACGGGTGTTCTTCAACGCCGACGGTGAGCTGCTGCTGGTGCCGGAACAGGGCCGCCTGCGCATCGCCACCGAACTGGGGGTCATGCAGGTCGAACCGCTGGAAATCGCGGTGATCCCGCGCGGCATGAAGTTCCGCGTCGAGCTGCTCGACGCCCAGGCGCGTGGCTACATTGCCGAAAACCACGGCGCACCGCTGCGTATTCCGGACCTGGGCCCGATCGGCAGCAACGGCCTGGCCAACCCGCGCGACTTCCTCACCCCGGTGGCGCATTACGAAGAGGCCGCAGGCCCGGTGCAGCTGGTGCAGAAGTTCCTGGGCGAGCACTGGGCCTGCGAACTGCAGCACTCGCCGCTGGACGTGGTCGCCTGGCACGGCAGCAACGTGCCATACAAGTACGACCTGCGGCGCTTCAACACCATCGGCACGGTCAGCTTCGACCACCCGGACCCGTCGATCTTCACTGTGTTGACTTCGCCGACCAGCGTGCACGGCATGGCCAACATGGACTTCGTGATCTTCCCGCCACGCTGGATGGTGGCCGAGAACACCTTCCGTCCACCATGGTTCCACCGCAACCTGATGAACGAGTTCATGGGCTTGATCAACGGTGCCTACGACGCCAAGGCCGAAGGTTTCCTGCCGGGCGGTGCCTCGCTGCACGGGGTGATGAGCGCCCACGGTCCCGATGCCGAAACCTGTGAAAAGGCCATTGCCGCCGACCTGGCGCCGCACAAGATCGACAACACCATGGCCTTCATGTTCGAGACCAGCCAAGTGCTGCGCCCGAGCGTGCAGGCCCTCGAATGCCCGCAATTGCAGGCCGACTACGATAGTTGCTGGGCCACCCTGCCGAGCACCTTCAACCCGAACCGGAGATAA
- a CDS encoding Leu/Phe/Val dehydrogenase, translated as MFALMQSTRTQSLHLFTDPPTGLKAVVAIHSEQLGPAMGGCRYLPYADDESAMTDAIRLAQGMSYKAALAGLPLGGGKAVIMRNPHVENRAALFEAFGRFVDTLQGRFIIAVDSGTSTLDMDCIAQSTPHVTSTTACGDPSPHAAMGVFAGIRATTSFRLGSDDLQGLRVAVQGLGNVGYALAEQLHAAGADLLVSDLDPGRVRLAVEQFDAKPVTNDALISTPCDIFAPCGVGPVLNGQSVMQLRCAAVAGAANNQLTTLQVADQLESRGILYAPDYVINAGGLIYVALTHRGENLGTITAHLARIPTRLTEVFGHAQAEKRSPARVAQMLAERLLYG; from the coding sequence ATGTTCGCACTGATGCAAAGCACCCGTACCCAGTCGCTGCACCTGTTCACCGACCCGCCCACCGGCCTCAAGGCCGTGGTGGCGATCCACAGTGAACAATTGGGGCCGGCCATGGGCGGCTGCCGCTACCTGCCGTATGCCGACGACGAAAGCGCCATGACCGACGCCATTCGCCTGGCCCAGGGCATGAGTTACAAGGCTGCGCTGGCCGGCCTGCCGCTGGGCGGCGGCAAGGCGGTGATCATGCGCAACCCGCATGTGGAAAACCGCGCGGCACTGTTCGAGGCCTTTGGCCGCTTCGTCGATACGTTGCAAGGGCGCTTCATCATTGCCGTGGACAGCGGCACCTCGACCCTGGACATGGACTGCATTGCCCAGAGTACTCCCCATGTGACCAGCACCACGGCCTGCGGCGATCCATCCCCGCATGCGGCGATGGGGGTGTTCGCTGGTATTCGGGCGACCACGTCGTTTCGGCTTGGCAGTGATGACCTGCAAGGGTTACGGGTTGCGGTGCAAGGGTTGGGCAATGTCGGTTATGCGCTGGCCGAGCAACTGCATGCGGCGGGGGCCGACTTGCTGGTGAGCGACCTGGACCCAGGGCGGGTGCGGCTGGCGGTCGAGCAATTCGATGCCAAGCCGGTCACCAACGACGCATTGATCAGCACCCCTTGCGACATCTTCGCGCCCTGCGGCGTGGGGCCGGTGCTGAACGGACAGAGCGTGATGCAACTGCGTTGCGCGGCGGTGGCGGGGGCGGCGAACAACCAGTTGACCACCTTGCAGGTGGCCGACCAGCTGGAATCGCGCGGGATTTTGTATGCGCCTGACTATGTGATCAACGCCGGTGGGTTGATCTATGTGGCGCTTACCCATCGTGGCGAGAACCTGGGTACCATCACCGCGCACCTGGCGCGCATCCCCACGCGGCTGACCGAAGTGTTTGGCCATGCGCAGGCGGAGAAACGCTCGCCGGCGCGGGTGGCGCAGATGCTGGCGGAACGGCTGCTCTACGGCTGA